TTCTTGGTTAGGATTACAAACTAAGGAGTCATAATTTAAGTCATATATTTTTGATCTAAATCTACTTTTATAATTGCTCATTATTTCTTCTTGTTTTAAATAAATAATTGCACAATCCATCAAAGAAGAGGAATATTCATTTCCCTGTGTAAAATGAGCACGATAAATTGAGAGAATATTATCTAAGGGATTTCGATAACAATGAATAATTTTTGAGTTCGGTATTTTTTTTGCAATAATACCTGCGTATAAAAAATTATATAAATTTTTATTAGTTGTTTTATTTGATTGTTTCTTAAGATCTCTGATTTTCTCCCAATATCTTTCAGCCAGATTTAACTTTTGGTTGCTTTTTTTATAATCCAAAAATGATTTTTCTAAGATCTCACTTTCACCTAAATCATCGATATCAGGGTTCATACTTAGAATTGATTCCAATAATGTAGAACCACTTCTTGGCATTCCCACAATAAAAATACTTTCATGAGATTTTATATATTCTTTTTGATTGATTGCTTGTTTATTAGATTCAATAAGTAATGCTTTAGATTTATTAATAAGAGCATCACAGTTGGATGGATGAAGGGTAAGTTTTAATTGATTTGCTAACTGAAGGAATTTAGAGCTATCTTCGTAATTTTTTTCTTTGTGAAGAATATTTGCTCTAGCAAAGTAAATATTAATTTGATCTTCTTTTGTCTTGAGATTTAAAATACTTTCATTAAATAGCTGATTTTTCCAGTTCTTATTTTCACTAGAGTATTTAAGTGAGGATAGTAAATAGTATGCTTCTGTATAATTAGGATTGAGTTTAATTACTTTGCTGTATGATAATTCTGCTTCCTTTAATTTTCCAAGATTAGATAAAGCATGTCCAAGGTTAAAATATGCTTTTACGTAATTAGGATTTAGTTCAATTGCTTTTCGGTATAGTAATTCTGCTTCCTTTAATTTTCCACGGGTAGACATTAGATGTCCAAGATTGTAATGTACTTCCGCATGTTTAGGATTAAGTTCAATTGCTTTTCGGTATAGTAATTCTGCTTCTTTTAGTTTGCCAAGATCAGACAATATAACTCCATAATTAGAAAAAACTAAGTGATTTTTAAAACCTTGATCTATAAAAGATTTATAGTATTTTGCTGCTTCTGAAATATTACCTTTTGAGTGAAAATAAAATGCTTTATTTATTATTTGCTCTTGAGAGGCTTTACTTTTCTTCTTGCCTGTTTTTTTAGATTTATACTCCTCTCCAAAACCTTTCATTATCAAGTTACATATTGAAATTTATTAATTATTATAATGTTTGTTGAATCTGTGAGATACATTTCTACCTTAATACTTTAATTCCATTTATTTTGCATTTTGAGTAATTACTTCTATAAACCTTCTAAGTAATTATTTATAAATATACTATATTTTCTTTTGATTAGAAGAGTTTTTCTATTGATTTATTAATTAAATATTTAATGTCAGATGAATAAAGATTGCGTTAGATATAATCTACCGAATATAGATATTTAGAATTAAAAATTTTTTTTAAATCGATTTTTTTAAATAGAATTACGTATTTATTGTATTAATATTCAGAATCTTAAAGTAAATTTAAAATAAGTAATATTTTAGTTTTACTTATAAACTATTCAAAAAATGAATCATTTTTTTGAGCGTGACTATAAAAATTCTTGTAATTAATCTTCGAGTACCTACAATATATCTTAGAGGTATTTTTATTTCTAAAATTTAAGCTTACAGCATTTTTATCTTATGTTTTTGCACAAAATTTTCTCCTTTTTAATACGAGATTAGAGCAATGAAAATATTAGTTGATAGTAATTTATCAAATCTTTTAAAATTTTTGAATTAAATTCATAAGAAATTTTTATATTAGATTTAAATGTAATGAGTGAGATTATTAAATTAAGTCGTACTACTGTTGAGAAATATCTTAATTGTCCAAGATGTTGTGTACTTGATAAAAAATTTAAAATAAAACCACCATCATTACCTTTTACTCTAAATATAGCTGTAGATAATTTATGTAAAAATGAATTTGACTATTATAGAGAAATACAGAAACCGCATCCTTTATTTGATAAATATGGCATTGATGCTATTCCTTTTAAACATAAAAATTTAGAAATTTGGAGAAGTAATTTTCAAGGCATTAGATTTAAATGTATCGAAAATAATTATGATTTTGGAGGAGCAATAGACGATATTTGGCAGAAAAAAAATGGTGACCTTATTCTTGTTGATGTAAAAGCGACATCTAGAAATAACTTTGATTGGTCCGAGACTTTTAATAAATACGAATATGCAAAAGCTTATAAGAGGCAATTGGAAATGTATCAGTGGCTATTTAAAAAAAATGGTTTTCAAGTCGCTAATGAAGCTTATCTTCTGTATTTTAATGGAAAAAAAAATGAAGAGTTTTTTAATAATCAACTGAATTTTGACGTACATTTAATTAGGTTAGATTGTTCTACATCATGGGTTGAGTCTAAGATAATTGACACTGTAAATTTATTACGTTCGAATCATTTCCCAAAACCTTCAATAAATTGCGAATACTGCAATTATTTAAAAAAGCGTTGGCAATTATCAATGACTTAATACTCATAAAATTTGTTCATATTGATGGAAAAATATTTAATAAAAGATAATCTTTAAATAGATTATTAATAAAGACTTTTGATAGAATCGACAAAATCTGAAAGAACGCTTACTAAGCATCTTCAGCAAGATATAGTAAAAATATCTGGAAAAACAATTTTTATAAATCCTTTTTTGTATTGGAGAAGGTTTGACGACAATACCAATAGATGGCTAAGAGAACCAGGTCAAATGTCAGAGGACCAAATTCAACCTAATAGGAATCGTTTTTATCCAGAAATAGATTGGGTTGATTTAAGTCATGAACAAAAGCTTATAAAAGATGCCACAGTCGAGATGTTTTTAAAAACTCTTGAATTAATAAGTACATTTCATCCCTACCTTAGTTCAGGGCAGCTATTGGAAGTTGAAAGAAAAATGGCAGTTACAAAAAAGATTCCTTTTGAAAAGTGGGTTACAAAATCCTTTGCCAAAAAAGCAAGATTATTAGAAAATGAAAAAAGAAAATTCCAAAGAGAAAGGTTTTTTAGTAATTGGAGGGAATGGTTTAGTCTTGAAAATACCCAACAAGCTATTTTGCCATTAATAGTTACGATATTTATTTCATCATTTATTGGCTGGTCTTTAGGAATATCGAAAAATAGTTGTAATCCTTATTTTGAACAAAGCTTAGATCAGTTAAATTAAAATATTTAATATTTTTTAGTATTCAACTTAATATTATTTTGAAAAAATAATAATATTCATTTATGATTGTATTAACTGGAATAAAAAATTATTTAATATTGTATGAGTCAAAACTTCTCTTCAAATAATAATGAGAATAATGATTCCTCTCACCAAGAGAGTGACTATGAAAATTTGATTAAAAGACTAAAAGAGATAAGCACCAATATTTCTTTATTGGAAAAAAAAATATTGAGATAAATTTTTAATTTTTTGATAAAAAGTAATTCTAATAAAAAACTTATTTCATTCAAGAGACAACCTTTAGTCTTACTTATTCTTTCTTCTTTTACTTTCTTCTTGATTTTATTAAGGTTAATTTTTTTACAACTATTAAATTATGAATCCTTTAAGAAAATGTCAGATGAGAATAGGATTAGATTAATTGCATCACCACCAATACGTGGAAGAATACTTGATAAAAGTGGTAATGTCTTAGCAGATAGTAGAATTCAATACTCTTTAATAATAAAGCCTCAATCTTTAGACGTAAGCAATTGGCAAAAACATAAATTAATTCTTTCTGAATTATTAAATATTGATAGAGATTTCATTCAAAAAAAATATTTAGATGGTTTACGAAATAAGAAACTTTCAGTAAATATAATTGAGGATTTAAATATTGATCAATTAATAAAATATAAAGAAAACGAAAATATTGTATCAAGTTTTGAAATTGCGACGAAATTAATTAGAAATTACCCTTATAAATCTGTTGCTGCTCACGTAATTGGCTATACTCAGCCAATAAATAAGTCAGAATATAAATTTTTATCTAATAAGGGTTATAAATTAAATGATCTAATTGGGAGAACTGGAATTGAATATGTTTATGAAGACTTAATAAGAGGTGAATGGGGCGGAGAGATGATTGAAGTAAATTCTTTAGGTAACTTTCAGAAATCTTTAGGAACAAAACCCTCATTACAAGGAAATGATATTAAATTGACAATTGACATAAACCTGCAATTAGTTGCTGAGGAAGTTCTTAAAGATAAAAAAGCTGGAGCGATAATAGTAATGGACCCAAGGGATGGTGCGATAAGAGCAATGGCAAGTAAGCCTACTTTTGATTTAAATTTTTTCTCAAAAGATTTTAAGCCTCAAGCAGAATACGATAAGATATTTAATTCCCCTGAAAAACCTCTTTTTAATAGAGCTTTAAATGCTTATGATCCAGGAAGTGTTTGGAAAATTGTAACGGCCTTAGCTGGCTTGGAAAGTGGGAAATTTCCGATTGATACTATGCTAGATACAAAACCATGTATAACTTATGGAAATCAATGTTTTAGAGAGCACAATGATTTAGGTTTTGGAGTTATAGGTTATGAAGATGCTTTAAGAGTTTCTAGTAATACATTCTTTTATCAAATTGGATATGGAGTAGGAGTCGATGAAATTTATGAGGTATCAAGAAAGCTTGGTTTTAATGCTTTATCTGGGATTGAAATTTCAGAACAAGAAAATATAGGATTAGTCGCTAGTAGTGAATGGGCTAAACAAGGTCGAGGATGGGGTGAACCAGGAAGAACTCCTTGGCTTCCAGAAGATATTGCGAGTATGTCGATTGGACAATTTGTCGTTCAAGTTACTCCTATTCAAATAGCGAAAGCATATGCTGCAATTGCTAATGGAGGCTATCTAGTTACTCCTCATTTAGTTGAAAAAGATGAAGAATATCTTTCAGATAAAAAACAAATTAAAATTGAAATTGATTCGAATAATATTCAGCTGATAAGAAGTGGTCTGAGGAAAGTAGTAGAGTCTGGTACAGGAGTATCAATTAATTATGGAGTTTCAAATTTACCTCCAGTTTCAGGCAAAACTGGAACAGCTGAAGATGGTGAAGGCGGCTCTGATCATGCTTGGTTTGTTTGCTTTACTCCTTCTCAAAAGAGTGAATTGTTGATAGTTGCATTCGCACAAAATACTCCTGGTGGGGGGTCTGTTCATGCACTTCCTATGGCTAGAAAAATTTTAAAAGTTTGGAATGAAAAAGAATGATACTAATTCCTAACTTATAGAAGTTTATATGTTTATTTTTTTCATTTGTAACAGTCTTTTGATGATGTCCTCAATACTTTTAGTATCTACTGGTTTGCTATATGAGGATAAAAGTTGTCTGCCTAATACTTGACTCCCTAAATGAACTAATTGAATACGTAATGAGGTAAGCAGTTCTAATCCTATACCACCAGAAAATGTTGCAATCGCAATTGGTTGACCATTAAATAAATTTCTAAAGTCATCTCCCGAAATAGAAAGCCATGCTATGAAGTTAGATAGAATGGGAGGGATGGATCCATTATATTCAGGAGCACAAATAACCCATTTTTCTGTTGAGAAAAGCTTTTTTTTAATAGAAACTATTACATCTGGAATATTATCTTTAGTGTGAATTCGTGGATTAAATAGTGGAATATCAAGAGTGGTAAGATCTAATATTTCTGAACTTATTTTGAGTTCATGACTTTTTTCAAGAAACTTCTCGGAAAGTTCTAGATTTTTTCCACAACTAGCCGAAATTATTATTAGATCTTTTGATTGATTCATAAATTAGATAAATAAGGTTAATAGTTTGCACCCGTTTTGCGATGATGCACAGCTGTTAGAATATCGGACTTTAGTATATTACCGTGTAGTACTTCAGCGTATATTACCCAATGATCTCCACATTCCATTCTTTCTTTCACTGAAGCATCTAACCATGCTAAAGATTCTGGAATAATTATCTGTTCATTAGGAGTCAATTCAATATCTAAACCTTTAAATCTGTCTTCTCCTGGTGCAAATGGTTTTGTGAATCTTTTCAAAGGCTCTTTGTAATCTTTTTCACTTAAAATATTTAAAGCAAATAAATCTCCAATTTGAAGAAGAGATTCTACCGATCTATCTTTTGCTACCGCAATACTTAACCCTGGTGGAGAAAAACTTGCTTGACTAACCCAAGATGCAAGCATAGCGCCTTTTATATTATTCTCATTTTTTCCTTTAGAGGCAGTTAGCACACAAAGTGAACCAATTATTCTTCCAAGAGCTTGCAATTTTGGATCTGTTTTGCTAGAAATCATTCCCGTATCTGTTTTTCTAGTTTTTATCTTTGTTTGCTTTATAATTTTTCTCCCAAAATGAGTTCCTATCTCTTCTAATTCTTTAATCTTTGGTTTGTCTGGGCTAAATTTAATTCTTATGGGATCAAAACTAAACTTAAAACCACCGTCTTTTAATTTTGATTCAAGTAGATCTATTGCTTCACCGCTCCAGCCAAAGCTACCAAAAATCCCAACAGGTTTATCTCTGTTACCCTCTGATAATAATGTTCCTAGGGCGCTGACTATAGGAGTTGGAGCATGACCTCCGAGTGTGGGCGAACCGATTAAATATCCATCCGCATTTTGTATAGATTTTATTAGAACATCATTAGGTGTAAACTCACAATTAATACTTTGAACTTCAACCGAAGTTCTATTTATTCCTTTAGCCAATGCATCTCCTATAGAGGCTGTATTCCCATATGCACTTGCATAAATCAAAGCGATTCTAGGATTGTTAGTTGAGAGATTTTCACCCCATCTGATGTAGTCATTAAGAAAGCTTTTTAAGCTATATTCAATAGCGGGTCCATGTAATGGTGCAATAGTTTTTATTTCATATTCAGCAATTTTTTCAGTGATTGTTACCACTTGGTTGGACATGGGTGCCATTAGACAATCATAAAAGTGTTTCCGATCAATTTCTGTACTAACTCGATTTGTCTCAGACCAATATTCAGCTGCAATGTGCGCAGAGAAAAATTTTTCACTTATAAGTATTTCTTGATTCCGTTCATAGACTATTAGTCCTCCTGGCCATCGTGCGGTTGGAATAGGAATTAATTCAAGTAAAATATTATCTAATTCTAATTTCAGTTCTTTTTTTATAATGTTTATTTTGGGTAATTGAATATCAATATTATTTTTTAAATTGGGGTTCTTTTGATTCCAAAGCTCGTTAATAAGTTTAAAGCCAGGATTTGAGCAAGTGATAGTTAGGTTTTGAAATCTTGCACTGATGTTTTTTATAGTTTCTATTACTTGGGGATTAATATGACCAGAAATGATATTAATTTTTTGAAATTTAAATTGATTAAATAAATCGCATATTTTTTTGTTAAATGCATCTAAATTTTGTTTTTCAGGTGGATGAATAATAAATAGATCATCTTTACTTCTAATTAAAAAAGTATTAAAAGAGGTCCCTTTTTCAAGATTAAATTCAAGCTCAAATCTTTCTTTATTTTGATCTAAAAATCTGATACAAGTAATATTTTCAGTAATTTCAAATTCTAATAAGTTTTGATTTTGAGAGATTAAGCTTGTATTAATAACTGACATTTTCAAAGATTTATTTTTTAGTACAAAACATAACTTTCCAGCTCATTATCGAAATAGATATGTTTTTTAAGTGACTTTCAATTTTCGAATCAAACATTATATGTTCTAAGTTATATTGTTTTCAGTAGATTATAATCATATAGTTTAGTTACCGCTGTTATTCGTCTGTTTTAATTACGCAAAAATTTTTTGTCAAATGCGATTCTTTCTCTTTAATCACTTTTTTTATGGTAATTAGTTGAAATAGATTTTCCAGATATTGTGAATATGAACTTCTTTACGGATGTTCTAATATATGAATTTAATTGCAGATAAGTTCCTTTAAATAATTCTTTCTTGAATCCACGAAAAGTTGTTGAGTGATAATATTTTTTACCTGATGGAGAATTTATTGAAAAGTAATAATTACTTATACATTTTCTTCTTTTTGTTTTCGACAGGATTTTTTTGACTCCATGTATTGATTTATTATCAGTTCTCATTATGAGCAATCTATTAAACTTGCACTTTATTATCTCTTCTTTATTTTTAATCCCATCAGGATAAAGGACTAATTCACCTCCATCTTTTTTCGGAATCCAGTCTTGATTGACGTAATAAAGTAGATTTAATCTTCTGAAGTTTTTTAAATTTCTATCATGAGAATTGTCAATATGAGGGTTAAGGTAACATCCTTTGCTCATGCTTGATATCCCTCCTGCATAAAGTTCTGGATCACCTATTAAATCTTTAATATTTGTAATTTGACCAATTATTTTTATTATGCTTTCTTCTTGAAATGAATATAAGCATTCTTGGACTAATTTTTGTCTATCAGAAAAATTTACACCGACATATTTATTCTCTGATGGCCCATTTAAATGATTCAGTTCTTTCTCTTCTGGAAAGTCAAAATGTAATTTCGATGCGATTTCGTTTGGTAATAAGTTATCGATTATTAGATGGTTTATTGAACCTGATTGTTCATATTTTTTTGTTAAAAAATTTATTCCTATTTCATTAAGTCTTTTTTTTATCAGTTCAGAAATTTCTTGCCTATCCAAAATTCTTAAAATTCTTAAATAAGGTTAAGTGGTAAAATAATTTTTTTCAAATTATACAGATAATAATAACACTGTTTTTCTGACTCATGCTGGGATAATTTTTAATATTGAAAATATCACTTCATAATTGGAATTTATATTTTGCAGTTTATAATTTGCGTAATCCATTAATATTATAAATTCCTTTTAATATCTTTCTTGAGCAGTTAATAATGATTTGCAACTTTCCTGTGATGAACTGCCGTTTTACAAGATAGGTCTGAAACGTTTCCATTTTCAACAATACCGTAAATTATCCAGTGATCTGGAGTTTCTAATCGGGAGTTGACTCGACAATCTAAAAATGCAAGAGAATCTGAAAGAACTGGTCCTCCTTCTGCAATGTTATTTATTACATCTATATCAGCAAATCTATCGGCTCCAGGCGCAAACCTCTTTAAAAAGTGCCTAAACATTTTTTGGTAGTTATCTTCTCGTAAAACATTCACAACAAAACCTTTCCCAACTTGCATATAAGATTCAATGGCTCTATCTTTTGCTACTGCTACCGTAATACCTGGTGGAGAAAAACTTGCTTGACTAACCCAACTGGCGACCATTGCACTTTGTCGAAACGTGGAACCTTCTCCCTGGCTAGCTGTAACTACATATAATCCTCCACTTAATCTACCTAAAGCTTTATCTAAATTTGAATCGACGCTTTTCATTGAGGCAATATTTTTCTTTTTATTGATCAATTGACCCAAGTCAGTACCTGCCTCTTCGAATTGTTGATAAACAATTGGATCTGGAATATTTTTAACCCTTAGAGGCGAAAAGGCTTCTTTCTGGCCCAGTTCTCTTAATTTACTTGCTAAAGAATCTATTGGCTCATCATTTCCTCCGAATGCATCATAAACAGCAGTAAATTGTTTAGGCTTCAATGCGGCAAACAAAGTGCCAAGAGATTCTTTTAATTCATTATCTGAATCAACTGGCCATGTGGGAATTACCACTGCTTTTGATTCAGAAATTAAACCTGTTAATTCCTGAGGATCAGAAGATCTTAAATCAATTAATTGTACTTGTGCATCTGCCTTACTTATTCCATGAGAAATAGCCTGGCTTAGTCGATCACAATATCCATAGTCACTTATGTAGCAAACAGCTACAAATTCGTTTCCCTTACTTTTATTACTGCTCCATTCTAGATATTTTCCTTTCCAAAAATTGACTTGATTATGAAGTAAAGGTCCATGACCTACGGCTATTGTTTTTAATTCAGGTAGCTTATCTATTCTTTTAATTGCCTGAATAACGCTTCTAGCGTTTGGACCCATTAGACAATCGTAATAAAAACGAAAATCATCATAAATTTCTTTTTGGTCAGTGTCATAAAATTCATCAGAACAATAGTGGAGTCCAAATGCATCGCATGTATAGAGAACATGAGTGCTGTGGTCATATGAAAAAATTGTATCTGGCCAATGTAAATTTGGTGCGCTTATAAATTCAATATTATGTTCTAAACCGCTATTAGGATTGGTCCCCAGATTTAAAAACTCTCCACTTTTGACTTCTAGACGATTAAAGGGAATATGTATTTGGTCTTCAATGAATTTAAGGGCTAATTTTGATCCTACTATTGTGATATCTTTGTTTAATTTCAAAAGATTACCTATTAAACCAGAATGATCAGGTTCTGTATGGCTTGTAATTAGATAATCAATTTCTTGTGGATTTACTTTTTTAAGTAATTCTTCAAACCATAATTCTTCGAACTTTGCGTGACTAGTATCAATAATTGCTAGTTTTTCACCTTTAATAATGAAACTATTGTAAGTAGTTCCATTTCTTAATCCAAATTCAATATCAAATCTACTGCGATCCCAATCCAAAGATCTTATGGCACATGAATCATCAGCAAAGTTTTGAGATTGAATTGTCAACTTATTATTTATTTGTGCCAATTTAGAATTACTTGTCTGGGCAGAGGCTAGCATAGGACAAATCGCGTTATAGAATAACTCTAGTTATGTAGAATATAAATCCGCGTGATTATTTTTGCGAAATAACCGAAATTACGCTTTTCTTTAATTTTTATTATTTTTATTCAGGATAAATGACATCTCAACTAATTAAAAAAATAGTTACTGGAGATGAGATAAGAAATGCTTTTTTAAAATTTTACAGTGAAAAATTACATAAAATCATTCCAAGCGCATCTTTAATTCCAGATGATCCTACCGTTATGCTCACAATTGCTGGGATGCTACCTTTTAAACCAGTTTTTTTAGGTTTAAAAGAAAGACCATCAAAAAGGGCTACATCTAGCCAAAAGTGCATTAGAACAAACGATATTGAAAACGTTGGAGTTACAGCTAGACACCATACTTTTTTTGAAATGCTTGGGAATTTCTCTTTTGGAGATTATTTTAAACGAGAGGCTATTCAGTGGGCTTGGGAATTAGTTACTAATATTTATCAACTTTCCCCTGAAAATATAATTGTGAGTGTCTTTCATGAAGATGGAGAGTCTGCAGAAATTTGGAGAGATGAAATTGGTATTCATCCAGATAGAATAGTGAAACTAGGTGAGAAAGATAATTTTTGGTCCTCTGGAAAGACAGGTCCATGTGGACCTTGTTCAGAACTTTATTATGATTTTTATCCCGAAAAAGGTCTGCAGAATATTGATTTAGAAGATGGAGATCGTTTTATTGAATTTTATAATCTTGTTTTTATGCAATATAATCGCGATCCTAATGGAAAATTGACAGATTTAAAATTTAAAAATATTGATACAGGAATGGGCCTTGAGAGGATGGCTCAAATATTGCAAAAAAAGCAAAATAATTATGAGACAGATTTAATTTTTCCTATCATTCAAAAAACTTGTGAGATTGCAAATATTGATTATTTTTCTTCAAATGATAAAAACAAAATTTCTTTAAAAATTATTGGAGATCATACAAGAGCTGTTATTCATCTAATTTCTGATGGAGTAGCAGCAAGTAATCTCGGCAGGGGTTATATATTGAGAAGGCTTATTAGAAGAATGGTCAGACATGGGAGATTATTGGGTATAACAAATGAATTTTTACCGCATATTGCTACTGTCGGGATCAATTTAATGAAAAAAAATTATCCTGATTTAAAAAATAATAATAATTTAATTTTGAATGAGATAAAAATTGAAGAAGTAAGGTTTAGGGAAACTCTTGAAAGGGGAGAGAAATTGTTAGATGAATTAATTTCTTCAGGTCAGAAATTAATATCTGGTTTTAAAGCTTTTGAACTTTATGATACTTATGGATTTCCTCTAGAACTTACTGTTGAAATTGCTGAGGAAAATAGTATCAGTGTAGATGTAAAGGGTTTTGAAGAAGAAATGAATGCACAAAAAGAGAGAGCGAAAGCTGCTTCTAGTAATATTGATTTGACATTAGAGGGATCATTAGAACGAGAAATAGATCTTTTTAACAAAACTGTTTTTCATGGTTATGATTCACTTCTTTCGGAAGCAGCAGTAAAGGGTATATTCTTGGATTCAACATTAGTTAAGCAAGCAAGTGAAGGTCAGAAAGTTTTAATTGTTCTTGATCAGACAACTTTTTATGGAGAATCTGGCGGTCAAGTTGGTGATATTGGAACGATATTTTCAAAAGATGTAGAGGTCTTAGTTGAAAATGTAATTCGAAAGAAAAATGTTTTTTTACATTATGGAACTATTAAAAAAGGAATATTAACTATTGGACAAAAAGTTAAGACTAATGTTAAATCCTCTAATAGAGCTAAGGCTGCTGCAAATCATACAGCGACCCATTTATTGCAATCTGCTCTCAAATTAATTGTTGATGAAAGTGTTGGACAAAAAGGTTCATTGGTAGCCTTTAATAAATTAAGATTTGACTTTAATTCTTCTAAGCCTATATCTAAAGATCAAATTTCTAAGATTGAGAGTCTAGTAAACTATTGGATTATGGAAAATCATATCCTAGAAATAAAAAATATGTCTAAGAGTGACGCCCTTGAAAAGGGTGCAGTGGCCATGTTTGGAGAAAAATATGATGATGAAGTGCGCGTTGTTAATGTGCCAGGAGTTTCAATGGAACTTTGTGGTGGCACACATGTTAAAACTACATCTGAATTAGGTTCTTTCAAAATAATCAGTGAGGAAGGAATCTCAGCCGGAGTAAGAAGAATCGAAGCATTATCTGGTCAATCAGCATTCGACTATTTCAGTGATAGAAATGCTTTAGTTAATCAACTAAGTGATTTGTTAAAAGCAAATCCTAATCAACTTTTTGAAAGAGTTAATAATTTGCAAGCAGAACTTATCAATAAGAATAAAGAGATACAAAAAATGAAAGATGAAATTGCATATTTTAAATACTCTTCTATGAAATCATCCGCAGAAATAATAAATTCTTTTTCAATTTTAGTAAATCAGATTGATGGCTTAGATGGAAATTCTTTGCAATCTGCAGCCCTTAATTTAACTTCTCATTTAGGAAAGAAAGCATTAGTGATTCTTGGGGGAATACCAAATCCAGAAAATAGAAAGTTGTTATTTGCAGTTTCTTTAGGTGATGATGCGGTAAAATTAGGATTGCATGCAGGTAAATTAATTAACGAGATTGCAAGAATTTGTTCGGGAGGCGGAGGAGGTAAGCCTAACTTTGCTCAAGCAGGTGCTAAAGATATTGATAAGTTAAGTGTTGCTTTAGATTATGCTAAAAATCATTTGCAAAAAACATTGGAAAGTTATTCTGATAAATAACTACTTTTTCTGAGACTCATTTCGATTTGATCAATTAATTTTCTTGCCTCTTCAATAGTTAATTTTTTTTGATCAATTGCTGATTCAGTATTAATCCTTATAGATTCAACCAAAGAAGCTGAACTGTAATCCAATAACTGTAAAATTTCAGATTTACTTTCCTCTTTAATAATATTTTTGACCTTATATGAA
This window of the Prochlorococcus marinus XMU1411 genome carries:
- a CDS encoding diflavin flavoprotein; translated protein: MSVINTSLISQNQNLLEFEITENITCIRFLDQNKERFELEFNLEKGTSFNTFLIRSKDDLFIIHPPEKQNLDAFNKKICDLFNQFKFQKINIISGHINPQVIETIKNISARFQNLTITCSNPGFKLINELWNQKNPNLKNNIDIQLPKINIIKKELKLELDNILLELIPIPTARWPGGLIVYERNQEILISEKFFSAHIAAEYWSETNRVSTEIDRKHFYDCLMAPMSNQVVTITEKIAEYEIKTIAPLHGPAIEYSLKSFLNDYIRWGENLSTNNPRIALIYASAYGNTASIGDALAKGINRTSVEVQSINCEFTPNDVLIKSIQNADGYLIGSPTLGGHAPTPIVSALGTLLSEGNRDKPVGIFGSFGWSGEAIDLLESKLKDGGFKFSFDPIRIKFSPDKPKIKELEEIGTHFGRKIIKQTKIKTRKTDTGMISSKTDPKLQALGRIIGSLCVLTASKGKNENNIKGAMLASWVSQASFSPPGLSIAVAKDRSVESLLQIGDLFALNILSEKDYKEPLKRFTKPFAPGEDRFKGLDIELTPNEQIIIPESLAWLDASVKERMECGDHWVIYAEVLHGNILKSDILTAVHHRKTGANY
- a CDS encoding tetratricopeptide repeat-containing sulfotransferase family protein; protein product: MKGFGEEYKSKKTGKKKSKASQEQIINKAFYFHSKGNISEAAKYYKSFIDQGFKNHLVFSNYGVILSDLGKLKEAELLYRKAIELNPKHAEVHYNLGHLMSTRGKLKEAELLYRKAIELNPNYVKAYFNLGHALSNLGKLKEAELSYSKVIKLNPNYTEAYYLLSSLKYSSENKNWKNQLFNESILNLKTKEDQINIYFARANILHKEKNYEDSSKFLQLANQLKLTLHPSNCDALINKSKALLIESNKQAINQKEYIKSHESIFIVGMPRSGSTLLESILSMNPDIDDLGESEILEKSFLDYKKSNQKLNLAERYWEKIRDLKKQSNKTTNKNLYNFLYAGIIAKKIPNSKIIHCYRNPLDNILSIYRAHFTQGNEYSSSLMDCAIIYLKQEEIMSNYKSRFRSKIYDLNYDSLVCNPNQEIKSLISWLGWEWSDAYLSPHLNPREIFTASKVQVRSPINSKSIGGWKNYKDIMKPCIEILTQSEKYRNLPF
- a CDS encoding NAD(P)H-dependent oxidoreductase translates to MNQSKDLIIISASCGKNLELSEKFLEKSHELKISSEILDLTTLDIPLFNPRIHTKDNIPDVIVSIKKKLFSTEKWVICAPEYNGSIPPILSNFIAWLSISGDDFRNLFNGQPIAIATFSGGIGLELLTSLRIQLVHLGSQVLGRQLLSSYSKPVDTKSIEDIIKRLLQMKKINI
- the mrdA gene encoding penicillin-binding protein 2 gives rise to the protein MIKSNSNKKLISFKRQPLVLLILSSFTFFLILLRLIFLQLLNYESFKKMSDENRIRLIASPPIRGRILDKSGNVLADSRIQYSLIIKPQSLDVSNWQKHKLILSELLNIDRDFIQKKYLDGLRNKKLSVNIIEDLNIDQLIKYKENENIVSSFEIATKLIRNYPYKSVAAHVIGYTQPINKSEYKFLSNKGYKLNDLIGRTGIEYVYEDLIRGEWGGEMIEVNSLGNFQKSLGTKPSLQGNDIKLTIDINLQLVAEEVLKDKKAGAIIVMDPRDGAIRAMASKPTFDLNFFSKDFKPQAEYDKIFNSPEKPLFNRALNAYDPGSVWKIVTALAGLESGKFPIDTMLDTKPCITYGNQCFREHNDLGFGVIGYEDALRVSSNTFFYQIGYGVGVDEIYEVSRKLGFNALSGIEISEQENIGLVASSEWAKQGRGWGEPGRTPWLPEDIASMSIGQFVVQVTPIQIAKAYAAIANGGYLVTPHLVEKDEEYLSDKKQIKIEIDSNNIQLIRSGLRKVVESGTGVSINYGVSNLPPVSGKTGTAEDGEGGSDHAWFVCFTPSQKSELLIVAFAQNTPGGGSVHALPMARKILKVWNEKE
- a CDS encoding PD-(D/E)XK nuclease family protein, with the protein product MSEIIKLSRTTVEKYLNCPRCCVLDKKFKIKPPSLPFTLNIAVDNLCKNEFDYYREIQKPHPLFDKYGIDAIPFKHKNLEIWRSNFQGIRFKCIENNYDFGGAIDDIWQKKNGDLILVDVKATSRNNFDWSETFNKYEYAKAYKRQLEMYQWLFKKNGFQVANEAYLLYFNGKKNEEFFNNQLNFDVHLIRLDCSTSWVESKIIDTVNLLRSNHFPKPSINCEYCNYLKKRWQLSMT